The Lutibacter sp. A64 genome segment GAGATGAACCTTCAAATAGAAATGAAAATGCTTTTGATGAATTTGGAAATCCAGTGCTTAAATCTAATGGAACCCAAATGAAACGATGGGAATATTTTCAAAGTTTAATGTTAGAGCAAGAAGAAGACATGACAGGGTATGGATGGGCAATACCATTACCAGAAATAGCTGATAGAGATAATTGGCAAGATGGAGATTTACGTTATGATGCAACTATAGTAACAGAATATTTAGGCTTTGAACTTGCATTTCCATATTACAGAAAAAATTGGAATTTAGACCAGGTAAATTCAGTGAGATATAACCACCACGAAAACTATATTGTTTTCCGTTTGGCTGATATTTATTTAATGGCTGCTGAAGCAGAAAATGAATTAAATGGTCCTGCTAATGCATATCCATATGTAAATAAAGTACGTGAAAGAGCTTTTGATCCAGATCAACCTTGGAGCGGAATGTCTCAATCTGAGTTTAGAGAAGCAATGTATTCTGAAAGAAAATTTGAACTTGCTGCAGAAGGACATAGAAAAATGGATTTAATTAGATGGGGAATATTGCTAGATGTAGTAAAAAATACAGAACATAGAAGTTGGAATAATCCTGCGGCTAATATTCAACCATACCATGTGTTACTTCCAGTACCACAAAATCAAATTTTATTAAATGCAAATTTATTAGACTCTGACCCTACAAATAACGGTTACCGTTAAAATAAAATAACCAAAAGCTAGAGTGTAAATATTAATATTTACACTCTAGCTATTTTAAAATTTACCAATTATGAAAAGTTTACTTTCTTTTATTGCTTATGTGTGTCTTTTATCGAGCATAATTTCTTGCTCAAATCAAAAAGAAAAGAACAGTTTAGACATAGCACAAGAGTCTTCTAAAAAACCCAATATTATTTATATTCTTGCCGATGATTTAGGATATGGCGATTTAAGTGTTTACGGACAGGAAAAATTGAGTACGCCAAATATTGATGCATTAGCTTCAGAAGGATTGTTATTTACTCAACATTATGCAGGTAATACGGTATGTGCACCGTCAAGATCTGCTCTATTAACAGGAATGCATACAGGACATACACCAGTAAGAGGAAATAAAGAGATACAACCAGAAGGACAATATCCAATACCAGCAGACACTTATACTTTAGCAGAAGCCTTAAAAAAAGGAGGATATGTCACAGGAGCCTTTGGGAAATGGGGATTAGGATATCCAGGTTCAGAAGGAGATCCCGTATATCAAGGATTTGATACTTTTTATGGATATAATTGCCAGCGTTTAGGCCATAATTACTATCCATTTCACCTATGGTCAAATAGAGATTCTATAGTTTTGGCAGGCAATAGCGGATTTAAAAAAGAGCAATACGCACCAAATTTAATACAAGATGAAGCACTTTCATTTTTAGAAAAAAATAAAGACACTACATTCTTTATGTATGTACCAACCATAATACCACACGCAGAATTAGTTGCTCCAGATTCAATTATGGCAAAATACAAAGGAAAATATTTACCAGAGAAAAAATACGAAGGCGTAGACGGAGGACCAGAATATAGATTAGGTTTTTACGAATCACAAGACGAACCACATGCGGCTTTTGCAGCAATGATAGAGATTATGGACACCCAAGTAGGTGAAATAATGAAAAAAGTTAAAGAACTGGGAATTGAAGATAATACAATTTTAGTATTTGCGTCTGATAACGGACCTCATTCAGAAGGTGGTGCCGACCCAGAATATTTTAAAAGTAGTGGTCCATTTAAAGGAACAAAAAGAGATTTGTACGAAGGTGGTATTCGAGTACCAATGATAATTAAATGGCCAGGGAAAATAAAAGAAGGTACAAAAACAGACTTAGTTTCTGCTTTTTGGGATGTATTTCCAACATTCTCAGAAATTGCTGAGATACCAGTTCCAGAAAACTTGGATGGAATTTCATTTTTACCAACGTTATTAAATAAACCAGAATTACAAAAACAACATGAATATTTATATTGGGAATTTCACGAAAGAGGTGGAAGACAAGCTGTTAGAAAAGGAGATTGGAAAGCCGTTAAATATAATGTTTTAAAAGAACCAAATGCTCCTATAGAATTGTATGATTTATCGAAAGATGAAGGAGAAACAACTAATGTAGCAAGTCAATACCCAGAAATAGTAAAAGAAATGGAGCTTATTTTAAAAGAAGCAAGAACACCGTCAGATGTTTTTACATTTAGTCAAAATACTTTTGTAGCTGATTAAAAAATTGCTTGTATTAATTATTATATCAACGTTTTACAAACTACTTTTATAAATTTGAGTTATTAATTGTGAGTGACCAAAGCAGGGGTGCTAAGTCTTTAAGTAATAACGTTGATATAAAACTCCAATTAGAACCAATAATTGGTAAATACTAATAAAGTGTTACCAAACCATTAAAATTAACATATAGCATAAAAAGCTATAGAAAATAAAAATATAATGTAAGTAATGTGTTTTTTGAGATTAAAACTTCATTACTACTAATAAATACTACTATGTCATATATTAATAAATCCTATTTAAAACAACAAACTTATTTAATCTTGTCTTTTATAGTTAGTTTATTGTTTATAAGTTGCCAAAATGAAACAACTGAAATAAGTAACAATTCTCGTGTGAATTTTGATTCCAATTGGAAATTTATTCAAGAAGATATTACAGGTGCTGAATTAATTGAATATAACGATGCTTCTTGGAGAACATTAAATTTACCTCACGACTGGAGTATAGAAGGTGAATATGATGAAAATAACCCAATGGCCGGACAAAGTGGTTACTTACCTGCTGGATTTGGGTGGTATAGAAAAACCATTACTGTTCCAGAAACTTGGAAAGGGCAACATGTAGAAATAGCTTTTGATGGGGTATTTATGAATAGTACAGTATGGGCAAATGGTAAAAAATTAGGAACCAGACCTTATGGTTGGATTTCATTTGCATATGACATATCAGAAATTGTACAAACTTCAAAAAAAATAACTTTTGCTGTACGTGTAGATAATAGTAAACAACCTTCGGCACGTTGGTATACTGGAAGTGGAATTTATGCACATACTTGGATAGATGTAAAAAATAAAAACCATATTACAAGAGATGGAATTTTTGTAAGAACAGAAAAGAATAACATTTTTGTAGATACTGATTTAACAACTATAGACGATCAAGCTAAAACAGGAACACTTATTACTTCCGTTGTAGATAAAAGTGGAAAAGTAATTGCTACTACAGAAGATAGTTTAATGGAAAGTGAAGATTTAATAATTAAAACAAACTTAACTTTAAACAACCCAAAACTTTGGTCAATAAAAACACCGTATTTATATACCTTAAAAAGTGAGTTAAAAGTAAATGAAGAAGTAGTAGATGTTGTTGAAACTAAATTTGGGGTTAGAGATATTGAATGGGTTGCAGAAACAGGAATGTGGATAAATGGAGAAAATATTAAATTACAAGGTGTATGTAACCATCAAGATGCAGGGGCTTTTGGAGCAGCTGTGCCTGATAAAATTCTTCGTTTTAGAATTCAACAGTTAAAAGATATGGGAGTCAATGCAATTAGAACGGCTCACAACCCACAAACACCAATATTTTACGATTTATGTGATGAGCTTGGTATGTTAGTAATGGATGAAATTTTTGATGGATGGAAGAAAAAAGCTAAAAACGATTATGGAGCACATTTCTTTGATGAATGGTGGAAGCAAGATTTAACAGATTGGATAAAGAGAGATAGAAATCACCCTTCTATTGTTATCTATAGTGTTGGAAACGAAACAGGAGGACCTATAGCTAAGGATTTAGTTGAAGCTTGTAATAATCTAGATCCTACTAGACCAGTAACTTCAGGTCATTCTGGGTCTAACCATATGAATGTTTTAGGTGTAAATGGAGGTAGTGAGAAGAAAGGATTTATGGAAAACATAGAAAAAAATCAAAAAGGAAAAGTTTTTATAGGAACAGAAAATACACATACTTGGCAAGTAAGAGGATATTACAGAACCAAAACTTGGTTTAGAGATGGTTTCCCTAATAAAAATCAACGACCTTACGCCATTCCAGATTTAACAGAAAAAGAAGTATTTACTCATGATTGGGTTGATGAAGTTGATAGAAAAAATAGAAAACAAGTTTTTAATTCAAGTTATGACAATGCAACTGTGCGTGTATCATCACGTTTAAATATAGCACAACTTAGAGATATACCAGAATATGCAGGTTCATTCCGTTGGACAGGTTATGATTATATTGGTGAAGCAAGTTATGTACATGGTGGTTGGCCTTTTAAAGCTTTTATGGGAGGTGCTATAGATTTAGCAAATTTTGAAAAAGATTTGTATTATTTATACCAAAGTCAGTGGACAACAGAGCCAATGGTTCATATTTTACCACATTGGACACATCCAAAAGTGGAATTGGGTACAGAAATTCCAGTGTGGGTTTATTCTAATTGCGATGAAGTTGAGCTATTTTTTGACAATACATCTTTAGGAAAAAAGAAACCAGGAAAAGCTTGGGATGAAATGCAGTGCCAATGGTTAGTTAAATGGCAACCAGGTACTTTAAAAGCTGTTGCTTATAAAGACAATAAAGTAGTTTCTGAAAAGGTTATAAAAACGGCAAATGCGCCTTCTAAAATTAAATTATCAATTGATGGTGAACCTTTAAAAGATACTACAAATGATATTGTACAAGTAAGAGTTACAACAACAGATAATACTGGTGAATTTTATCCTTATGGAGAAAATAGAACTTATTTTAATGTAATTGGAGCAGGAAGAATTAAAGCTTTAGATAATGGAAGTCCTGTTGATGTTGAACAACATGTAGGTCTAAATCATAGAAAAGCATTTTATGGATTAACACGTGCTTATATAGAATCTACAAATAACTCTGGTGCTATTAACTTGTTAGCAAGTTGTATTTTAGGAGAGAAAAAACAAATTACTTCTAATAAAGTAAGTATAGATACCGAAATTCTTAATTTAAGAGGAGCTAAAATTAATCCTACAATTAAAATATTTTATACTACAGATGGTACTAATCCAACTATTAATTCTAAAAAATATGAATCGAGTTTTGAAATTGCACCAGAAACAACTGTAAAAGCATTAATTGTTGTAGATGGTGAAGCTTTACAAGTTTTGGAAGAAAAATTTGGAGCAAATGAAGGATTTACTTGGAATGAAAATATAACAAATGTAACAGAAATAGGAGAACAAGCTGAAGAAGCTACAGTAGTTAATGGTAGTGTTTTAGCAAAAGGTTCAAACTTTAGAGGTAAAGGTTATGTAAGTTTAGATAAAGAAGTAGGATCGTCTGTGGCTTGGTATCAAGAAAATGATGGAGGTGCAGGAGAAATAGATTTATACATTAGATATAGTGCACATATTAAAGGTGCTGCAGGTACTTATGTTAAACTTATAGTTAATGATGAGGTTGTAAAAGATAAGCTTTTTTTACCAAGTACAGATAATTGGGGAGAATTTTGGAGTAAAGTAAAAGTTTCTATTCAAATTAATAGAGGTGCAAATACAATTAAATTAGAAACAGTTGAAGATAAAGGTCTCTTTGTTGATGAAATTATTTTTAAATAAACTGTAAATTTGTTTTTAAAATTGTAACCATTACTAATATATCAAAAGTTTAACTGATAATTCAACTAATGAAAAATATAAATGTATTTAATAGGTATTGCTTAGTTTTTACAATATTATTTATTAGCTGTAAAGGTTACAGTCAAAAAAACACAGTTGTTCCGGTACAACATAAAGTAACACTTAAAGAAGCACATAAAGGAGATTTAGAAATTGACACTTTATTGCTTGATAGTTACGGACTTTTACCTGAAAATATTAGACAGTTTTATATGGAATCTCGTGCTGTATTTTTAGAAAATACAGAAGCGAATTTTGCAGATGCTAAGATTTTAGAATCTGCAAAAAAGCATAATTTAGCACTAATAGGAGGTCCTATACTAGGGAATTTACAAGAGGAAGAAGTAACTGTTTGGTTGCGAAAATACTCTGAAACACCTATTACTATCAAAGTGTTGAATATAAAAGATAAGAGGGAGCATATATATTTTAAAAACAATATAACACCAGGTGTTGAGCAAAGGATAGTATTGGATGGATTAACTGCTAATTCAGAGTATAAGTATCAAATTTATGAAAATGAAATTAAGCTAGCAGAAGGGGGATTTAAAACAGCCCCAACTACTAAAGAAAAAGGCTTGTTTAAAGTGGCTTTTGGATCAGATTTTCATAAAGTAGGATTGCATAATCCAAACTTAGTAACACAAATTCTAAAAAGAAATCCACAAGTAATGTTGTTAATTGGCGATATAGCTGTTGATGATAGGGAAAATAAAATTAACCTACATAGGTCAGATTATCTTTTACGAGATATGTCTAAACCTTGGAGAGACCTTTCAGCCAATGTTCCTTTATATACTGCTTGGGATGATCACGATTATTTTAATAACGATCTAAGCGGTATTCCAGATAAATTCACTAGTGATGATGTTGAGGCAGTTAGAGCAGTTTGGTATCAGAATTGGAACAATCCAGAGTATAAAGGAGAAGGCATATATTTTAGCACTGTAATAGGTCCTGTTGAAGTAATTATGTTAGATACGCGTTCTTGCCGTACAGTTGAAGCACGAGGCGAATATGGTTCGTATTTAGGTATAGAACAACAAAACTGGTTAAAAGAAACTTTAAAAAATTCTATAGCTCCTTTTAAAATTATTTCAAGTGGAACTATGTGGAGCGACGCTATATCTAATGGAAAAGATTCTTGGGGTACTTGGGATACTGCTGCAAGAGAAGAAATATTTAACCTTATTGAAAGAGAAAATATAAAAGGAGTTTTATTTATTAGTGGAGACCGCCATGGAACACGTGCATTTAATATACCTAGACCATCAGGATATATTATACACGAATTTGAAGCAGGAACATTAGGCGGTGTTCCTGGGCCAAAAGCTATGGCAAAAGATACTACCAATCAAATTTTTGGCTATGGAGGTACTGAAATAATTGCTTTCGGCGAATTTTTATTTAATACAAAAGCAAAAGAACCTCAGGTTACTTTTAGGTTGATTGATGAACACGGTAAAATTGTAGAAAAACACACTTTATTATATAACCAACTTACCCCAAGAAAATAAAAAAGATGAAAATTAAATTACCCATATTTATAGTATTTACACTTTTAATTCTATTAAATTTTAGTTGTAAAAGTGATAAAAATAAGAGTTCAATTACTACTAATGAAAAAGTAAAACCTAACATATTATTCATTCTTGCAGATGATTTTGGATACAAAGATACAAGTGTTATGGGTAGTGAATATTATGAGACTCCTAATATTGATAAAATAGCCAATCAAGGTATGAATTTTACAAATGGCTATGCTAATTGTCAGGTTTGTAGTCCTTCAAGAGCTAGTATTTTAACAGGTAAAAATACTGCACGTCATGGAATAACAGATTGGATAGGTGCAGCAGTAGGAGAAAAATGGAGAAATAAAAAAAGATATAATAAGTTACTTCCGGCGGATTATAATCATCAATTAAATTTGTCTTATACTACTTTGCCTGAAGCTTTAAAAACTCAAGGATATAAAACATTTTTTACTGGAAAATGGCATTTAGGTGGAGAGGGATCTTCTCCAGAAGATCACGGATTTGATATTAACAAAGGAGGATGGGAGAGTGGTAGCCCAAAAGGAGGTTACTTTTCACCATGGATAAATCCAACTTTACCAAATACAAAAAAAGGAGAAAATCTATCTATGCGTTTGGCAGATGAAACAATAAATTTTATGAAACAAAATAAGGATACTACCTTTTTTGCTTTTCTTTCATTTTACGCAGTACATGGTCCTATTCAAACTACACAAGAGAAGTGGCAAAAATACCAACAGAAAGCTCAAGAATTAGGTGTTGCAGAACAAGGGTTTAAAATGGGGCACTTTTTACCAATTAAACAGCAACAAGATAACCCAATTTATGCAGGCCTTGTTGAAACAATGGATGATGCAATTGGAAAAGTAATGAATTCTTTAAAAGAAATGGGGCTTGATGATAATACAATTGTAGTATTTACATCAGATAATGGAGGGGTATCTTCAGGAGATTCATTTTCAACATCAAACCTTCCTTTGCGTGGAGGAAAAGGTTATCAATTTGAAGGTGGAATTCGTGAGCCTTATTTTATTAAAGTTCCTGGTTTAGCAAACGGTCAAATAAATACAACGCCAGTTACGGGTTCAGATTTTTACCCTACTTTATTGGAATTAGTTGGAGCAGATCTTTTACCAGAAGAACACCAAGATGGAGTAAGTTTAGTGCCAATTCTAAAAGGAGAAACTATTGCTAAACGTCCATTAATCTGGCATTATCCACATTACGGAAATCAGGGCGGAGAGCCTTCAAGTATCATAAGAGAAGGAAAATGGAAGTTAATTCATTATTACGAAGATGGACATAAAGAATTGTATGACCTTGAAAATGATATTGAAGAAGCTAATAATATTGCTGAAAATAATCCAGATACAGTAAAATATTTAGATGAGAAACTTTTTAATTATTTAAATGAAGTAGGAGCAAGATTTCCTGTAAAAGATGATGAATATAACGCTGAATTAGAAAAAAAATATTTGGAATCAGTAATTAAAAATCAGTGGCCAAA includes the following:
- a CDS encoding sulfatase, with translation MKIKLPIFIVFTLLILLNFSCKSDKNKSSITTNEKVKPNILFILADDFGYKDTSVMGSEYYETPNIDKIANQGMNFTNGYANCQVCSPSRASILTGKNTARHGITDWIGAAVGEKWRNKKRYNKLLPADYNHQLNLSYTTLPEALKTQGYKTFFTGKWHLGGEGSSPEDHGFDINKGGWESGSPKGGYFSPWINPTLPNTKKGENLSMRLADETINFMKQNKDTTFFAFLSFYAVHGPIQTTQEKWQKYQQKAQELGVAEQGFKMGHFLPIKQQQDNPIYAGLVETMDDAIGKVMNSLKEMGLDDNTIVVFTSDNGGVSSGDSFSTSNLPLRGGKGYQFEGGIREPYFIKVPGLANGQINTTPVTGSDFYPTLLELVGADLLPEEHQDGVSLVPILKGETIAKRPLIWHYPHYGNQGGEPSSIIREGKWKLIHYYEDGHKELYDLENDIEEANNIAENNPDTVKYLDEKLFNYLNEVGARFPVKDDEYNAELEKKYLESVIKNQWPNLEKQRLKFLSDDFKPNDTWWDSKTTVD
- a CDS encoding alkaline phosphatase D family protein; its protein translation is MKNINVFNRYCLVFTILFISCKGYSQKNTVVPVQHKVTLKEAHKGDLEIDTLLLDSYGLLPENIRQFYMESRAVFLENTEANFADAKILESAKKHNLALIGGPILGNLQEEEVTVWLRKYSETPITIKVLNIKDKREHIYFKNNITPGVEQRIVLDGLTANSEYKYQIYENEIKLAEGGFKTAPTTKEKGLFKVAFGSDFHKVGLHNPNLVTQILKRNPQVMLLIGDIAVDDRENKINLHRSDYLLRDMSKPWRDLSANVPLYTAWDDHDYFNNDLSGIPDKFTSDDVEAVRAVWYQNWNNPEYKGEGIYFSTVIGPVEVIMLDTRSCRTVEARGEYGSYLGIEQQNWLKETLKNSIAPFKIISSGTMWSDAISNGKDSWGTWDTAAREEIFNLIERENIKGVLFISGDRHGTRAFNIPRPSGYIIHEFEAGTLGGVPGPKAMAKDTTNQIFGYGGTEIIAFGEFLFNTKAKEPQVTFRLIDEHGKIVEKHTLLYNQLTPRK
- a CDS encoding arylsulfatase — its product is MKSLLSFIAYVCLLSSIISCSNQKEKNSLDIAQESSKKPNIIYILADDLGYGDLSVYGQEKLSTPNIDALASEGLLFTQHYAGNTVCAPSRSALLTGMHTGHTPVRGNKEIQPEGQYPIPADTYTLAEALKKGGYVTGAFGKWGLGYPGSEGDPVYQGFDTFYGYNCQRLGHNYYPFHLWSNRDSIVLAGNSGFKKEQYAPNLIQDEALSFLEKNKDTTFFMYVPTIIPHAELVAPDSIMAKYKGKYLPEKKYEGVDGGPEYRLGFYESQDEPHAAFAAMIEIMDTQVGEIMKKVKELGIEDNTILVFASDNGPHSEGGADPEYFKSSGPFKGTKRDLYEGGIRVPMIIKWPGKIKEGTKTDLVSAFWDVFPTFSEIAEIPVPENLDGISFLPTLLNKPELQKQHEYLYWEFHERGGRQAVRKGDWKAVKYNVLKEPNAPIELYDLSKDEGETTNVASQYPEIVKEMELILKEARTPSDVFTFSQNTFVAD
- a CDS encoding glycoside hydrolase family 2 TIM barrel-domain containing protein, which produces MSYINKSYLKQQTYLILSFIVSLLFISCQNETTEISNNSRVNFDSNWKFIQEDITGAELIEYNDASWRTLNLPHDWSIEGEYDENNPMAGQSGYLPAGFGWYRKTITVPETWKGQHVEIAFDGVFMNSTVWANGKKLGTRPYGWISFAYDISEIVQTSKKITFAVRVDNSKQPSARWYTGSGIYAHTWIDVKNKNHITRDGIFVRTEKNNIFVDTDLTTIDDQAKTGTLITSVVDKSGKVIATTEDSLMESEDLIIKTNLTLNNPKLWSIKTPYLYTLKSELKVNEEVVDVVETKFGVRDIEWVAETGMWINGENIKLQGVCNHQDAGAFGAAVPDKILRFRIQQLKDMGVNAIRTAHNPQTPIFYDLCDELGMLVMDEIFDGWKKKAKNDYGAHFFDEWWKQDLTDWIKRDRNHPSIVIYSVGNETGGPIAKDLVEACNNLDPTRPVTSGHSGSNHMNVLGVNGGSEKKGFMENIEKNQKGKVFIGTENTHTWQVRGYYRTKTWFRDGFPNKNQRPYAIPDLTEKEVFTHDWVDEVDRKNRKQVFNSSYDNATVRVSSRLNIAQLRDIPEYAGSFRWTGYDYIGEASYVHGGWPFKAFMGGAIDLANFEKDLYYLYQSQWTTEPMVHILPHWTHPKVELGTEIPVWVYSNCDEVELFFDNTSLGKKKPGKAWDEMQCQWLVKWQPGTLKAVAYKDNKVVSEKVIKTANAPSKIKLSIDGEPLKDTTNDIVQVRVTTTDNTGEFYPYGENRTYFNVIGAGRIKALDNGSPVDVEQHVGLNHRKAFYGLTRAYIESTNNSGAINLLASCILGEKKQITSNKVSIDTEILNLRGAKINPTIKIFYTTDGTNPTINSKKYESSFEIAPETTVKALIVVDGEALQVLEEKFGANEGFTWNENITNVTEIGEQAEEATVVNGSVLAKGSNFRGKGYVSLDKEVGSSVAWYQENDGGAGEIDLYIRYSAHIKGAAGTYVKLIVNDEVVKDKLFLPSTDNWGEFWSKVKVSIQINRGANTIKLETVEDKGLFVDEIIFK